The Moraxella osloensis genome contains a region encoding:
- the rfbC gene encoding dTDP-4-dehydrorhamnose 3,5-epimerase, with the protein MNIIETKIHGLLIIEPKVFSDERGWFMESFNEQKFAEALTERGLPVPKFVQDNHSMSKKGVLRGLHFQIPPHAQGKLVRVAQGKAWDVAVDIRKDSPTYGQWVGIELSGDNHRQFWIPEGFAHGFVALEDNTQFLYKTTDYYAKDCEGAIVWDDKTLNIQWPTAELDKVLVSDKDKIADNFKLSGR; encoded by the coding sequence ATGAATATTATCGAAACCAAAATCCATGGCTTATTAATCATTGAGCCCAAAGTCTTTAGCGATGAACGTGGCTGGTTTATGGAAAGTTTTAATGAGCAAAAATTTGCCGAAGCTTTGACAGAGCGTGGGTTACCCGTGCCAAAATTTGTGCAGGATAATCACTCAATGTCAAAAAAAGGCGTGTTACGTGGGCTGCACTTCCAAATCCCACCCCATGCACAAGGCAAACTTGTACGCGTGGCTCAAGGTAAAGCATGGGATGTTGCCGTTGATATTCGTAAAGACTCACCAACCTATGGACAGTGGGTAGGGATTGAATTAAGTGGTGACAATCATAGACAGTTTTGGATTCCCGAAGGGTTTGCACATGGGTTTGTGGCGTTGGAGGATAATACCCAGTTTTTGTATAAAACCACAGATTATTACGCCAAAGATTGTGAAGGGGCGATTGTGTGGGATGATAAGACCTTAAATATTCAATGGCCAACTGCTGAACTTGATAAAGTTCTTGTTTCAGATAAAGATAAAATTGCTGATAATTTCAAATTGTCGGGAAGATAA
- the rfbA gene encoding glucose-1-phosphate thymidylyltransferase RfbA produces MTQKSRKGIILAGGSGTRLYPITMGTSKQLLPIYDKPMIYYPLSVLMLAGIKDILVISTPEDLPNFEKLLGDGKEIGINLSYKVQPSPDGLAQAFILGEEFIGNDDVCLILGDNIYYGQGFSEKLKRASEQQVGATVFGYYVNDPERFGVVEFDNSGKALSIEEKPEKPKSNYAVTGLYFYDNRVVEIAKNIKPSHRGELEITDVNNVYLQQGELNVELLGRGFAWLDTGTHDSLIEASQFVQTIEHRQGLKVACLEEIAFNNGWITVDELKERGEFFKKTGYGQYLLKLYQEKSTKN; encoded by the coding sequence ATGACACAAAAATCTCGTAAAGGTATTATTTTGGCAGGTGGGTCAGGTACTCGGTTGTACCCGATTACCATGGGTACATCTAAGCAATTGTTGCCCATTTATGATAAACCGATGATTTATTACCCGTTGTCAGTGTTAATGTTGGCGGGTATTAAGGATATCTTAGTCATTTCAACACCCGAAGACTTGCCGAATTTTGAAAAACTGCTTGGAGATGGTAAAGAAATAGGTATCAACCTGTCTTATAAAGTACAACCTTCTCCCGATGGTTTAGCACAAGCCTTTATTTTGGGTGAAGAATTCATCGGTAATGATGATGTTTGTTTAATTTTGGGTGATAATATCTATTATGGTCAAGGTTTTAGTGAAAAATTAAAACGTGCGAGCGAGCAACAAGTAGGTGCAACGGTTTTTGGTTATTACGTTAATGACCCAGAACGCTTTGGCGTGGTGGAGTTTGATAACTCAGGTAAAGCGTTAAGCATTGAAGAAAAACCCGAGAAGCCTAAGTCCAATTATGCAGTCACAGGACTGTACTTCTATGATAACCGAGTAGTTGAGATCGCCAAAAATATCAAACCTTCACACCGTGGTGAGTTAGAAATCACCGATGTTAATAATGTGTATTTGCAACAAGGTGAGCTTAATGTGGAGCTGTTAGGTCGCGGCTTTGCTTGGCTCGATACAGGCACACATGATTCTTTGATTGAAGCGAGCCAGTTTGTACAAACCATCGAACATCGCCAAGGTCTTAAGGTGGCTTGTCTTGAAGAAATCGCCTTTAATAATGGTTGGATTACTGTAGATGAGCTAAAAGAGCGAGGTGAATTTTTCAAAAAAACAGGCTATGGGCAATATTTGCTAAAGCTGTATCAAGAAAAATCTACAAAAAATTAG
- the rfbD gene encoding dTDP-4-dehydrorhamnose reductase has protein sequence MKILLLGKNGQVGWELQRALQPLGQVIALDRNINEQGDCGDVSNFEQINQTIARTQPNIVINATAYTSVDKAESEQLQNDLINHLAVKNLAEQCKDINALLVHYSTDYVFDGTGDAPWQEDNSTAPVNSYGQAKRDGEIALEKTGVKFLNFRTSWVYASRGKNFIKTMLMLAKSKEQLTIINDQVGTPTSASLIADVTAQALRYYLLANDAEKIQLLGHYHLVPTGVTTWYEYAQFIFDLTKKQGETLMIKEVLPTTTDNYPTPAKRPLNSRLNNRKIQTNFQLHLPEWQQGVEQTVIELLEKA, from the coding sequence ATGAAAATCTTGCTACTGGGTAAAAATGGTCAGGTGGGTTGGGAATTACAACGAGCTTTACAGCCATTAGGTCAAGTGATTGCATTAGATCGCAATATTAATGAGCAAGGTGATTGTGGCGATGTCAGTAATTTTGAGCAAATCAATCAAACAATTGCCCGCACACAGCCCAATATTGTTATCAATGCGACGGCTTATACCTCTGTCGATAAAGCGGAAAGTGAGCAACTGCAAAATGACTTAATCAATCATTTGGCTGTTAAAAATTTGGCTGAACAATGTAAAGATATTAATGCTTTGCTGGTGCATTATTCAACCGATTATGTATTTGACGGCACAGGTGATGCACCGTGGCAAGAAGATAATAGCACCGCACCAGTCAATAGCTATGGTCAAGCAAAAAGAGACGGCGAAATTGCCCTTGAAAAAACGGGTGTAAAATTTTTAAATTTTCGTACCTCATGGGTTTATGCCAGTCGCGGCAAAAACTTTATCAAAACTATGCTCATGTTAGCAAAATCCAAAGAACAGTTAACAATCATTAATGATCAAGTTGGTACGCCGACATCTGCATCATTAATTGCCGATGTTACCGCTCAAGCGTTACGCTATTATTTGTTGGCAAACGATGCAGAAAAAATACAATTGCTAGGGCATTATCATCTTGTCCCGACAGGTGTTACGACTTGGTATGAATATGCCCAGTTCATTTTTGATTTGACCAAAAAACAGGGTGAAACTTTAATGATAAAAGAGGTCTTACCAACAACTACCGATAATTATCCCACACCCGCAAAACGACCCTTAAACTCTCGACTGAACAACCGAAAAATTCAGACCAATTTTCAACTACACTTACCCGAATGGCAACAAGGCGTTGAACAGACGGTGATAGAACTATTAGAGAAGGCATAA
- a CDS encoding flippase, which produces MSKKIFKNASYLGIVQLVNYVFPLITVPYVSRIIGPEGYGIINYATTFVGYFSLLIAYGFDLTATRKIVKHLDQPSQINQIVSETLTARILLFIISTFLFILALIYFKPIQDDIGVAVILFFGCIATVISPQFVFQAFEELTIFAKLNFFRGLLNVILVFLLVKEAKDYTILAILSSIFMIAINSLLCWLTIRKFGISYNLVKLQRAIKLLNEEKMVFFSTVVISLYTTTNVIILGWFASKAEVGYYTVSQTLLGMAVSVISAPISLAIYPHIGKSFAISREHGIETVKQILPIVFYITFGVSLVLLLFAPIVIHLLYGKAFDNAITVMQILSFQPLIIGMSNVFGIQVMLNMGLDKLFFRSTFIASVLGVILSIYMSKYYSYIGTAWNSVIVECFVTLLMYTVLKRNNIHILELKYFKPKEIKSFFAK; this is translated from the coding sequence ATGTCGAAAAAAATATTTAAAAATGCAAGTTATTTGGGCATTGTTCAACTTGTTAACTATGTTTTTCCTTTGATTACTGTTCCTTATGTGTCAAGAATAATAGGACCTGAAGGTTACGGCATTATTAATTATGCTACAACCTTCGTTGGATATTTCTCACTATTGATTGCTTATGGGTTTGATTTGACCGCTACTAGAAAGATTGTCAAGCACCTAGACCAGCCATCGCAAATTAATCAGATAGTATCTGAGACTTTGACAGCTAGAATATTGCTTTTTATTATATCTACCTTTTTGTTTATATTAGCTTTAATTTATTTCAAACCAATTCAAGATGATATTGGGGTTGCAGTTATACTATTTTTTGGATGTATTGCAACCGTGATTTCGCCACAGTTTGTTTTTCAAGCCTTTGAAGAACTGACAATTTTCGCGAAGTTAAATTTTTTCCGTGGGCTTCTCAATGTTATTTTGGTATTTCTACTCGTTAAGGAAGCTAAAGATTATACTATATTGGCTATATTATCGAGTATATTTATGATAGCAATTAATAGTCTATTATGTTGGTTGACTATTCGTAAGTTTGGCATAAGCTATAACCTAGTGAAATTACAACGAGCTATTAAGCTACTTAATGAAGAAAAAATGGTTTTCTTTTCAACCGTTGTGATTAGCTTATATACGACCACCAATGTTATTATTTTAGGTTGGTTTGCTAGTAAAGCAGAAGTCGGTTACTATACAGTTAGTCAAACTTTGTTAGGCATGGCAGTAAGTGTTATATCTGCCCCAATTTCTTTAGCAATTTATCCACATATTGGTAAGTCTTTTGCCATCTCTCGAGAACACGGGATAGAAACGGTAAAGCAAATATTACCTATCGTTTTTTATATTACATTTGGGGTTTCCTTGGTGTTGTTGCTATTTGCTCCTATAGTAATACACTTATTGTACGGTAAGGCATTTGATAATGCGATTACTGTGATGCAAATATTGTCTTTTCAACCTTTGATTATTGGAATGTCTAATGTTTTCGGTATTCAAGTAATGTTAAACATGGGATTAGATAAACTATTCTTTCGTTCTACATTTATCGCTAGCGTTTTAGGGGTGATATTAAGTATTTATATGAGCAAATATTATAGCTATATAGGCACAGCGTGGAATAGTGTCATTGTTGAATGTTTTGTCACGTTATTAATGTATACTGTGTTGAAAAGAAATAACATTCACATATTAGAGTTAAAATATTTTAAGCCCAAAGAAATTAAATCTTTTTTTGCTAAGTAG
- a CDS encoding low molecular weight protein-tyrosine-phosphatase gives MSFEKILVVCVGNICRSPIGEALLRKQHPNLIVKSAGLSALVGEGADEKAIQVMDEWHIDMRSHRAQQLTQELMQTFDLVLCMSKDQESWIKQNYSSQRGKVYRIGHWINENVADPYKLPIEKFYESRAVLSEAVESWKDKLA, from the coding sequence ATGTCATTTGAAAAAATTTTAGTGGTATGCGTCGGGAATATCTGCCGCAGCCCTATCGGTGAAGCACTGTTACGGAAACAGCACCCTAATCTAATCGTAAAATCAGCGGGATTAAGCGCATTAGTGGGCGAAGGGGCGGATGAAAAAGCCATTCAAGTGATGGATGAATGGCATATTGATATGCGTAGTCATCGTGCCCAGCAGCTTACCCAAGAATTGATGCAAACCTTTGACTTAGTACTGTGTATGTCCAAAGATCAAGAGAGTTGGATAAAACAAAATTACTCAAGCCAACGGGGCAAAGTATATCGGATTGGTCACTGGATAAACGAAAATGTAGCCGATCCTTATAAACTACCTATTGAGAAATTTTATGAAAGTCGAGCAGTACTCAGTGAAGCCGTAGAAAGTTGGAAGGATAAATTAGCTTAA
- the glf gene encoding UDP-galactopyranose mutase produces the protein MKKYLIVGAGFSGAVVAEQLSKNPNNQILVIDERSHIGGNCYTERDTETNVMVHKYGPHIFNTDNVEVWNYIQQFCEMKPFINRVKSVYNGQVYSMPINLHTINQFFGKTLSPNEAKDFINQIADTSIDTPANFEEQAMKFIGKDLYEAFFYGYTKKQWGCEPTELPASILKRLPVRFNYDDNYYANPYQGIPKDGYTAIFERMLDAPNLEIRLDTKFDNTWDLSEYDHVFYTGPIDAFFDHKHGKLSYRTVYFEKGVADGDHQGNAVINYADPDIPYTRVHEHKHFTPWESHDKTVYFKEYSKETTEGDVPYYPKRLAKDMEKLALYEAEVKKLEKITFLGRLATYRYMDMHHVIADALKVVKYL, from the coding sequence ATGAAAAAATATCTTATTGTTGGTGCAGGGTTTTCAGGTGCAGTCGTAGCCGAACAATTAAGTAAAAATCCAAATAATCAAATTTTAGTTATAGATGAGAGAAGTCATATCGGTGGCAACTGCTATACTGAGAGAGATACAGAAACCAACGTTATGGTTCATAAATACGGACCCCACATTTTTAATACTGATAATGTGGAAGTGTGGAATTATATACAACAGTTTTGCGAGATGAAGCCTTTTATTAATCGTGTAAAGTCGGTTTATAACGGTCAAGTTTATTCAATGCCAATCAATTTACATACGATTAATCAATTTTTTGGTAAAACGTTATCACCAAACGAAGCAAAAGATTTTATCAATCAAATAGCGGATACGAGTATTGATACGCCAGCCAATTTTGAAGAACAGGCTATGAAGTTTATTGGTAAAGATTTATACGAAGCATTTTTTTATGGTTATACTAAAAAACAATGGGGGTGTGAACCTACGGAACTACCAGCCAGTATTCTAAAAAGACTACCTGTTCGTTTTAATTATGATGATAATTACTATGCAAATCCTTACCAAGGCATTCCTAAAGATGGGTACACGGCTATTTTCGAGCGGATGCTGGATGCACCCAATCTAGAGATTAGGTTAGATACCAAGTTCGATAATACTTGGGATTTGTCAGAATATGACCATGTCTTTTATACTGGTCCAATTGATGCTTTTTTTGATCATAAGCATGGCAAGTTGTCATATAGAACAGTATATTTTGAGAAAGGGGTTGCAGATGGCGATCATCAAGGTAATGCTGTGATTAATTATGCTGACCCTGATATCCCATATACTCGTGTTCATGAACATAAACATTTTACGCCTTGGGAGAGTCATGATAAGACGGTATATTTTAAAGAGTATAGTAAAGAGACAACTGAGGGTGATGTGCCTTATTATCCTAAGCGATTAGCTAAAGATATGGAGAAGTTAGCTCTGTACGAAGCAGAAGTTAAAAAGTTAGAGAAAATCACTTTTTTAGGTAGATTGGCAAC
- a CDS encoding polysaccharide biosynthesis protein, whose translation MSNTTNAANVNKATKTTKVPLAVSVLSNAIEQPRWLKVVSLFVIDYIASIITLILAIALRYAKFDFHTNILSIMLLGALPVIFLAATKFYSHVIRVFQDESMRWALVVLLGYLLISQILIFLGVTPDIPRAATAIHVFLLYLWIWNSRIVLQFIISRTLHPEFYTQKKENVLIYGVGHITKDLMHVLHQTHQFKIVGIIDVNDNFIGARVLGVKVYPKDNLESLITDLEVNHVFFVLPSHQRHIQERIVKQLENVPVKISEIPSLEEITSGRIKLSDIKPVDVLDVLQRNTVKPDTSLLAKNIKDKVVMVTGAGGSIGSELCRQILKQQPKALVLFELSEYALYAIHGELQKLAKNIQQERQLPTVTPLYVHLGSVTNQKLIELLCNQYDVQTIYHAAAYKHVPIVESNEYEGVINNFVGTFNTLQGAVSAGVETFVAISTDKAVRPTNVMGATKRMAELACQAMAADQSTTTISMVRFGNVLGSSGSVVPLFNKQIAAGGPITLTHPDVTRYFMTIPEAAQLVIQAGAMAHGGEVFVLDMGEPVKIMDLAKRMITLSGLKVKDQHNPNGDIEIVIAGLRPGEKLYEELIIDGDNIEKTQHPLIMKAKEHFYSFDEITNVINEVQTQNNTTKNTQWLRAQFFKYVEGYKPKQ comes from the coding sequence ATGAGCAATACAACTAACGCTGCTAATGTTAATAAAGCTACTAAGACTACTAAAGTACCTTTAGCTGTTAGCGTATTATCCAATGCGATTGAGCAGCCTCGCTGGCTAAAAGTAGTGAGTCTGTTTGTCATAGATTATATTGCATCTATTATTACTTTGATTTTAGCGATTGCCCTAAGGTATGCAAAATTTGATTTTCATACCAATATTTTGTCAATTATGTTACTTGGCGCTTTACCTGTTATCTTTTTAGCGGCTACTAAGTTTTACTCGCATGTTATTCGAGTTTTTCAAGATGAGAGTATGCGCTGGGCGCTCGTAGTTTTGTTAGGTTATCTATTAATTAGTCAAATACTGATTTTTTTAGGAGTAACGCCTGATATTCCTAGAGCAGCGACCGCTATCCATGTTTTTTTGCTTTATTTATGGATATGGAATAGCCGAATTGTGTTGCAATTTATTATTTCAAGAACATTGCATCCTGAGTTTTATACACAAAAAAAAGAAAATGTATTAATTTATGGTGTGGGTCACATCACGAAAGATTTGATGCATGTGCTTCATCAAACTCACCAATTTAAAATAGTTGGGATTATCGATGTCAATGATAATTTCATTGGTGCTAGGGTATTAGGGGTTAAAGTCTATCCTAAAGATAACCTTGAGTCTTTAATTACAGACTTAGAAGTGAATCATGTGTTTTTTGTATTACCTAGCCATCAGCGTCATATCCAAGAGCGTATTGTCAAGCAATTAGAAAACGTACCAGTTAAAATTAGTGAAATTCCAAGTTTGGAAGAAATCACCAGTGGTCGTATCAAATTATCAGATATTAAACCGGTTGATGTGCTAGATGTGCTACAACGCAATACGGTTAAACCGGACACATCGCTGCTTGCTAAGAACATCAAAGATAAAGTTGTGATGGTGACAGGAGCGGGCGGTTCAATCGGTAGTGAATTATGTCGCCAAATTTTAAAGCAGCAACCAAAAGCCTTGGTATTATTTGAACTGTCGGAGTATGCGCTTTATGCCATACATGGTGAACTACAAAAACTTGCCAAAAATATACAGCAGGAAAGACAACTACCAACTGTGACGCCGCTGTATGTTCATCTAGGCAGTGTTACCAATCAAAAACTTATTGAACTGCTATGCAACCAGTACGACGTTCAAACCATCTACCATGCAGCCGCTTATAAACATGTCCCTATCGTTGAAAGTAACGAATACGAGGGTGTAATCAATAATTTTGTTGGCACGTTTAATACGCTACAAGGCGCAGTCAGTGCAGGTGTGGAGACTTTTGTGGCCATCTCCACTGACAAAGCCGTCCGACCAACCAATGTCATGGGCGCGACCAAACGCATGGCAGAATTGGCATGTCAAGCGATGGCTGCAGATCAATCAACAACCACTATCAGTATGGTAAGATTTGGTAATGTATTAGGGTCATCGGGTTCTGTCGTACCGCTATTTAATAAGCAAATTGCAGCCGGAGGACCTATCACTCTGACGCATCCAGATGTGACAAGATATTTCATGACGATTCCTGAGGCTGCTCAGCTCGTTATCCAAGCAGGTGCGATGGCGCATGGTGGTGAGGTGTTTGTGCTGGATATGGGTGAGCCAGTCAAGATTATGGATTTAGCTAAACGGATGATTACGTTGAGTGGACTTAAAGTCAAAGACCAACATAACCCTAATGGTGATATTGAAATTGTGATTGCGGGTTTACGACCAGGTGAAAAACTGTATGAAGAGCTGATTATTGATGGGGATAATATAGAGAAGACGCAGCATCCTTTAATTATGAAAGCCAAAGAACATTTTTATAGCTTTGATGAAATAACAAACGTAATAAATGAAGTGCAAACCCAAAATAACACTACCAAGAATACTCAGTGGCTTAGGGCGCAGTTCTTTAAATATGTAGAAGGGTATAAGCCTAAGCAATAA
- the rfbB gene encoding dTDP-glucose 4,6-dehydratase, producing MTNKNILVTGGAGFIGSAVIRYLINETNSNVLNIDKLTYAGNLESLETVSNNPRYQFLHADICDKWAMKKAFDDFEPDIVMHLAAESHVDRSIDGPMDFIQTNIIGTYTLLEVARNYWQNLTEDKKSRFKFHHISTDEVYGDLEGTDDLFTEETSYSPSSPYSASKASSDHLVRAWYRTYGLPVVVTNCSNNYGPYHFPEKLIPLVILNALDGKPLPVYGDGKQIRDWLYVEDHARALYLVANTAKVGETYNIGGHNEKQNIDVVKTICTILDNIKPRTDGQSYAQQITFVKDRPGHDLRYAIDASKINKELGWQPQETFESGIQKTVEWYLSNQGWVNHVKSGEYQHWVEKQYQ from the coding sequence ATGACAAATAAAAATATTTTAGTTACGGGTGGTGCTGGGTTTATTGGGTCAGCGGTGATTCGCTATTTAATCAATGAAACCAATAGTAATGTATTAAATATTGATAAATTGACCTATGCAGGCAACTTAGAATCTCTTGAAACTGTCAGTAACAATCCGCGCTATCAATTTTTACATGCTGATATTTGTGATAAATGGGCAATGAAAAAGGCGTTTGATGACTTTGAACCTGATATTGTGATGCATTTAGCAGCTGAATCGCACGTTGACCGCTCGATCGATGGGCCGATGGATTTTATTCAAACTAATATTATCGGGACTTATACTCTTTTAGAAGTTGCCCGAAATTATTGGCAAAATTTAACGGAAGATAAAAAATCGCGTTTCAAGTTCCATCATATCTCCACTGATGAAGTGTATGGCGACTTAGAAGGTACAGACGATTTATTTACGGAAGAAACGTCTTATAGCCCAAGCTCACCTTATTCAGCCAGTAAAGCCAGTTCCGACCATCTTGTACGCGCGTGGTATCGCACTTATGGTTTGCCTGTGGTGGTTACTAATTGCTCGAATAATTACGGCCCTTACCATTTTCCCGAAAAACTGATTCCCTTAGTGATTTTAAATGCCTTAGACGGTAAACCATTACCTGTCTATGGCGATGGTAAACAAATTCGTGATTGGCTGTATGTTGAAGATCATGCCAGAGCCTTGTATTTAGTAGCTAATACTGCTAAAGTTGGTGAAACTTACAATATTGGTGGGCATAATGAAAAACAAAATATTGACGTGGTAAAAACGATTTGTACAATTTTGGATAACATTAAACCTAGAACCGATGGGCAATCCTATGCACAGCAGATCACCTTTGTCAAAGACCGCCCAGGACATGATTTACGATATGCTATTGATGCTTCAAAAATAAATAAGGAACTTGGCTGGCAACCGCAAGAAACCTTTGAATCAGGTATTCAAAAAACGGTTGAGTGGTATTTATCAAACCAAGGCTGGGTTAATCATGTAAAATCTGGTGAGTATCAACACTGGGTCGAAAAACAATACCAATAG
- a CDS encoding polysaccharide biosynthesis tyrosine autokinase yields MDQKVNDDEIDLRALIATLLNHWKLILSMLLLGLLGGLYYAQSATPIYKTNSLIQVDKKSSGVSALGEDVAGLLNAQDGSAQTEVEIINSRMILWPVINQLHLDLNVSQLKDSFLDKLLIKKNVLVSHTDNGVGNLKVGLWIAEFNVPLAYQNKNFTLTAIDSQNFKLISPDGAEFTGKVATASRFKTSAGNIDIQVTSLAPGYSYNLSKLTPAKAIDNLRANLAVAEKGKQTGILDASLTGANQDEITNTLTRIVKMYETQNLDKSSAETTKTLAFMQEQLPKLKAKLAEAEAQFNNFREQNATIDIDKEAELAVTQRATIETNLRELELKRAELSERYTDEYPVLKQLNMQIQELKDKEEALKQNITRIPEVQRQFLELSSDVKISNEIYLNMLKNYEQLQIVKSGQLGNVRIIDLPINTYEPIAPKKAQIVLIATLLGLMLGIGLAFLKSLLFAGVKNLEELENNTDIPVIGVIPHSPRLTRLLKSKSTKIPLVEQIEPEGIVSEGFKSIRTHLLFNATKTDGNTLLITSAGPGIGKSFIAANLAVAMAMTGKRVLLIDADARLGHLQDRFNLPNINGLVDYLVDDTVDAANSSYMIQTTLYENLHFIPRGKGHSHASELFLNGKMKALLDFYRQFYDYIIIDTSPVMGTSDALSIGQLVDAVLFVVRYDVSNVKQVNYAIEKLQRANVKVEGIIFNDAKQSLIGAYNYHYGYEYKSKN; encoded by the coding sequence ATGGATCAGAAAGTAAATGATGATGAAATTGATTTAAGAGCATTAATCGCAACTTTGTTAAATCATTGGAAATTAATTTTATCAATGCTGTTGCTTGGTTTACTAGGCGGTCTTTATTATGCCCAATCGGCAACGCCAATCTATAAAACAAACTCATTGATTCAAGTGGACAAAAAATCCTCAGGTGTTTCTGCGTTAGGTGAGGATGTTGCCGGTCTCCTAAACGCTCAAGATGGTTCTGCGCAAACGGAAGTAGAAATCATCAACTCTCGTATGATTCTTTGGCCTGTCATTAACCAATTGCATTTGGATTTGAATGTCAGTCAGCTTAAAGATAGTTTCTTAGATAAATTACTGATTAAGAAAAATGTCTTAGTTAGTCATACAGACAATGGTGTGGGTAATTTAAAAGTTGGATTGTGGATAGCTGAATTTAATGTTCCTTTGGCCTACCAGAATAAAAATTTTACTTTAACTGCCATAGACAGCCAAAATTTTAAACTGATCTCTCCTGATGGCGCTGAATTTACCGGTAAAGTTGCAACCGCATCGCGTTTTAAAACGAGTGCAGGTAATATTGATATTCAAGTCACCTCATTAGCCCCCGGTTATTCTTATAACTTGAGTAAACTTACACCAGCTAAGGCAATAGATAACCTTAGAGCAAATCTTGCGGTGGCTGAAAAAGGTAAGCAAACGGGCATTTTAGACGCTTCTCTTACAGGCGCTAATCAAGATGAAATCACTAATACCTTAACGCGCATCGTTAAAATGTATGAAACGCAAAATCTTGATAAAAGTAGCGCGGAAACGACCAAAACCCTTGCTTTTATGCAAGAGCAATTGCCTAAATTAAAAGCAAAACTTGCAGAGGCAGAAGCACAATTTAATAATTTTCGTGAACAAAATGCGACAATTGATATTGATAAAGAAGCGGAATTGGCTGTCACACAAAGAGCGACAATTGAAACTAATCTACGTGAGCTTGAGCTAAAACGAGCCGAATTATCCGAGCGCTATACGGATGAATATCCGGTATTAAAACAATTAAATATGCAGATTCAAGAGCTAAAAGATAAAGAAGAAGCGCTTAAACAAAATATTACCCGTATTCCAGAGGTTCAGCGGCAATTTTTAGAATTATCGAGTGATGTTAAGATTAGCAATGAAATTTATTTAAATATGCTCAAAAACTATGAGCAATTACAAATTGTCAAATCTGGACAATTGGGTAATGTACGCATCATAGATTTACCTATTAACACCTATGAACCTATCGCACCAAAAAAAGCGCAAATTGTCCTAATCGCGACACTGTTAGGTTTGATGTTAGGCATCGGGCTAGCCTTCTTAAAATCATTGCTGTTCGCGGGCGTGAAAAATTTGGAAGAATTAGAGAACAATACAGATATTCCGGTGATTGGTGTCATTCCTCATTCGCCTCGATTAACGCGGTTGTTAAAAAGTAAATCAACCAAAATCCCGTTGGTTGAGCAAATCGAACCTGAGGGAATTGTCAGTGAAGGCTTTAAGTCCATTCGCACGCATTTATTGTTTAATGCAACAAAAACCGATGGCAATACGTTGTTGATAACGAGTGCAGGCCCTGGTATTGGTAAGTCATTTATTGCCGCCAACCTTGCCGTGGCAATGGCGATGACAGGCAAACGTGTGCTGTTAATTGACGCGGATGCTAGGTTAGGTCATCTGCAAGATCGATTTAATTTGCCAAATATCAATGGATTGGTTGATTATTTGGTTGATGATACGGTTGATGCGGCTAATAGCAGCTATATGATTCAAACCACCTTATATGAAAATCTGCATTTTATACCTAGGGGCAAAGGCCATAGTCACGCTTCAGAATTGTTCTTAAATGGCAAAATGAAAGCATTGCTAGATTTTTATCGTCAGTTCTATGATTATATTATTATTGACACTTCACCTGTAATGGGTACTTCAGATGCGCTATCGATAGGGCAATTGGTGGATGCAGTCTTATTTGTGGTACGATATGACGTTTCAAACGTAAAACAGGTAAATTATGCGATCGAAAAACTACAACGTGCGAATGTGAAAGTAGAAGGGATTATTTTCAATGATGCTAAGCAGTCTTTAATTGGTGCCTATAATTATCACTATGGTTATGAATACAAATCAAAGAACTAA